The following coding sequences are from one Panicum hallii strain FIL2 chromosome 5, PHallii_v3.1, whole genome shotgun sequence window:
- the LOC112893284 gene encoding probable protein phosphatase 2C 3 encodes MSSSSSSSAAAHQHPHHHHRRQGGGSGLVPLAALIKEEASTERCAGGGSRICARDEDAGGSGVCGEPAEEEARRQRPLLRYGCAAQSKKGEDFFLLRTDCPRPSTSASSSAASPHPTFAVFAVLDGHNGNAAAIYTRDNLLNHVLSAMPRGLSREEWLHALPRALVAGFVKTDKEFQSKGQTSGTTATFVIIDGWTITVASVGDSRCILDAQGGTVSLLTVDHRLEENVEERERVTASGGEVGRLSVVGGAEIGPLRCWPGGLCLSRSIGDIDVGEFIVPVPYVKQVKLSNAGGRLIIASDGIWDALSSEAAAKSCRGLPAELAAKQVVKEALRTRGLKDDTTCIVVDIIPPGQTIRPPSPPKKMNKLKSLIFRKKAKEPSQKLTKQHSGAGAVVEIFEEGSAMLSERLGPDWNGGHTFSSLFTCAICQVDLEPSEGISVHAGSIFSSSSKPWEGPFLCSDCRDKKDAMEGKRPSGVKVL; translated from the exons atgtcgtcgtcgtcgtcgtcttcggcggcggcgcaccagcacccacaccaccaccaccggcgCCAGGGCGGAGGGAGCGGGCTCGTGCCGCTCGCCGCGCTCATCAAGGAGGAGGCCAGCACCGAGcgctgcgccggcggcgggagcaGGATCTGCGCGCGCGACGAGGACGCCGGAGGCTCCGGCGTGTGTGGGgagccggcggaggaggaggcgcggcggcagcGCCCGCTGCTGCGTTACGGGTGCGCCGCGCAGTCCAAAAAGGGCGAGGACTTCTTCCTGCTGAGGACGGACTGCCCGCGCCCCTCCACCTCTGCTTCCTCCTCCGCGGCCTCGCCGCACCCCACCTTCGCCGTCTTCGCC GTACTTGATGGCCATAATGGTAACGCCGCCGCAATATACACAAGGGACAATTTGCTCAACCATGTCCTCAGTGCGATGCCACGTGGGCTGTCCAGGGAGGAGTGGTTGCACGCATTGCCCCGAGCACTGGTCGCAGGGTTCGTTAAGACTGACAAGGAGTTCCAGAGCAAAG GCCAAACTTCTGGCACAACTGCTACTTTTGTGATAATTGATGGATGGACTATCACTGTTGCCTCTGTTGGCGATTCTCGCTGTATTTTAGATGCACAGGGTGGGACTGTTTCTTTGCTTACTGTGGATCACAGACTAGAAGAAAATGTTGAGGA GAGGGAGCGCGTTACAGCAAGCGGAGGTGAAGTTGGAAGGCTTAGTGTTGTTGGTGGAGCTGAG ATTGGCCCGCTACGATGCTGGCCAGGAGGACTATGCCTATCAAGATCCATTGGAGATATTGATGTTGGTGAATTTATTGTTCCTGTTCCTTATGTGAAGCAAGTGAAG TTGTCAAATGCTGGAGGAAGACTTATCATTGCCTCAGACGGCATTTGGGATGCATTATCCTCAGAGGCAGCTGCTAAGTCTTGCAGAGGTTTACCTGCTGAGCTTGCTGCAAAGCAAGTCGTTAAG GAGGCGCTCAGGACAAGAGGGCTAAAGGATGATACAACCTGCATTGTTGTTGACATAATCCCACCTGGTCAAACAATACGGCCTCCATCTCCACCTAAAAAGATGAACAAGTTGAAATCGTTAATCTTCAGAAAGAAAGCAAAGGAGCCTTCTCAGAAATTGACTAAGCAGCATTCAGGGGCTGGTGCTGTTGTAGAGATATTTGAAGAGGGTTCAGCCATGCTATCAGAAAG GTTAGGTCCCGATTGGAATGGCGGGCATACATTCTCAAGCTTGTTTACATGCGCCATTTGCCAGGTAGACCTGGAACCAAGTGAAGGCATATCTGTCCATGCTGGATCCATCTTCTCATCAAGCTCCAAGCCATGGGAAGGCCCATTCCTCTGCTCTGATTGCCGCGACAAGAAGGATGCCATGGAAGGCAAACGGCCTAGCGGCGTCAAGGTTCTGTAG